A portion of the Bacillus sp. es.034 genome contains these proteins:
- a CDS encoding Lrp/AsnC family transcriptional regulator, giving the protein MESVVSRVLDQMDLQLLDLLQKDGQLSNLELSKRVSLSAPAVHSRIKRLETEGYIKKQVAILNHEKLGFDLLCFVFMSTNEHRTEKLTALEGTLESMEEVLECHCLTGEYDYLLKVACKDRKGLELFIRRLNEMGITKIQTSLALREIKDSTVLPILGS; this is encoded by the coding sequence ATGGAATCAGTTGTAAGCAGGGTATTGGATCAAATGGATCTTCAGCTATTGGATTTGCTGCAAAAGGATGGGCAGCTGAGTAATCTGGAATTATCGAAGCGGGTCAGTTTATCGGCACCGGCCGTACACTCACGCATCAAGCGCTTGGAGACGGAAGGGTATATCAAGAAGCAGGTAGCCATTCTAAATCACGAAAAACTGGGGTTTGATCTACTATGCTTCGTGTTTATGAGCACGAATGAACACAGAACGGAAAAGCTGACTGCCTTAGAAGGGACACTGGAATCGATGGAGGAAGTCCTGGAATGTCATTGTTTGACTGGGGAATATGATTATCTACTGAAAGTCGCCTGCAAGGATCGTAAGGGACTGGAGCTCTTTATCAGAAGGTTGAATGAGATGGGGATCACGAAGATTCAGACGAGTCTTGCGTTGAGGGAGATTAAGGATTCGACGGTGCTGCCGATATTGGGGTCTTAA
- a CDS encoding RNA polymerase sigma factor: MDQQELSEWFTQYGESILTYILLMVRDYQQAEDLTQETFLKAYRSKQQFKQNSSVKTWLFSIAHNVTIDYFRKKHPLKHYLGLTMEEKDGKPLPEQIVEMNEESEGLYRAIQQLKSTYKHVIILRKLKEFSTAETAHVLNWSESKVKMTLSRALVELEKVLTRGGVINEINRSI; encoded by the coding sequence TTGGATCAACAAGAATTAAGTGAATGGTTTACCCAATATGGAGAATCGATCCTCACATACATACTTCTAATGGTACGGGACTATCAACAGGCAGAGGATTTAACACAGGAGACCTTTCTGAAAGCCTATAGAAGCAAACAGCAATTCAAACAGAATTCATCTGTGAAAACATGGCTATTTTCCATTGCACATAATGTGACGATTGATTATTTTCGAAAGAAGCACCCGCTGAAACACTACCTGGGCCTAACAATGGAGGAGAAAGACGGCAAGCCGTTACCTGAACAAATCGTCGAGATGAATGAAGAATCTGAAGGATTATACAGAGCGATTCAACAATTAAAGTCAACGTACAAACATGTCATCATCCTAAGAAAGTTGAAAGAATTTTCAACAGCAGAAACAGCCCATGTGTTGAACTGGTCAGAGAGTAAGGTGAAAATGACGCTAAGCAGAGCGCTGGTAGAACTGGAGAAGGTATTGACGAGAGGAGGGGTCATCAATGAAATCAACCGATCCATTTAA
- a CDS encoding DUF4030 domain-containing protein, with amino-acid sequence MKSTDPFKELEEQLKVTDGSKEQLRSKIMQSTNEKKKIHFKKYIWIAAACILFLVTSPFYSTTMASIVAKVLPITITPQISDGEPNPNLTSDLFKLVEKQGYRVSSVGTTPSPFTIQVSLHLGDSTLKQAKEDLESKITNYLYENGYDDYELKIIKAPEVPTREGSDDLNKKYDQVREIVKEVFASYGYVEEAEYELAGMKGTGASAIVTIDMPDHIDESKEIIADIEKEIEKQNLDVKDVEVDTFNLNHRQQDNRWSMISSDIYDAMAGKSMYQLAGLSYQVKDGHSYVWIKTDLDKPLPQEQIDEIKKAIKDYLALPETKEQIRNDEYTIEFLLKNGKSFVEISNQ; translated from the coding sequence ATGAAATCAACCGATCCATTTAAAGAGTTGGAAGAACAGCTAAAGGTAACAGACGGATCAAAAGAGCAGCTTCGAAGTAAAATAATGCAGAGCACAAATGAAAAGAAGAAGATCCATTTTAAAAAATATATCTGGATTGCGGCAGCATGTATACTCTTTCTTGTCACATCCCCGTTCTACTCAACCACGATGGCAAGTATTGTGGCGAAAGTGTTACCTATTACGATCACTCCACAGATTTCAGACGGAGAACCCAACCCCAATTTGACTTCTGACCTTTTTAAACTAGTCGAAAAGCAAGGATACAGAGTTAGTTCAGTAGGGACAACACCGTCTCCCTTCACAATTCAAGTGTCACTTCATTTGGGGGATTCCACATTAAAGCAAGCCAAGGAAGATCTTGAATCCAAGATCACCAATTATTTATATGAAAATGGGTATGACGATTACGAATTAAAGATTATCAAGGCTCCTGAAGTTCCCACTCGTGAGGGGAGCGATGACTTAAACAAAAAATATGATCAAGTACGAGAGATTGTGAAGGAAGTATTCGCTTCCTATGGATATGTTGAAGAAGCTGAGTATGAGTTAGCAGGTATGAAGGGGACCGGTGCTTCAGCGATTGTCACCATCGATATGCCGGACCACATTGATGAATCAAAGGAAATCATTGCAGACATTGAAAAAGAAATAGAAAAACAGAATCTAGATGTCAAAGATGTCGAGGTGGATACTTTCAACTTGAACCATCGTCAGCAGGATAATCGTTGGTCCATGATCTCTTCTGATATCTATGATGCCATGGCAGGGAAATCGATGTATCAATTGGCCGGACTTTCGTATCAAGTGAAGGATGGACACTCTTATGTGTGGATAAAAACAGATCTGGATAAACCACTTCCCCAGGAGCAGATTGACGAAATCAAAAAAGCAATAAAGGACTATTTGGCATTACCTGAAACGAAAGAGCAAATTCGTAATGACGAGTATACGATTGAATTTTTATTGAAGAATGGGAAGTCGTTTGTGGAGATATCGAATCAATAG
- a CDS encoding MgtC/SapB family protein, with protein MTHYINEFTDFFWQHDIYFRIVVSAVLGFIIGWDRSSKNKPAGLKTYTYVSVACTLITIVSIEGADMLSEPDSGKMMDPLRLAAQIVSGLGFLGAGVILKDGLRVKGLTSAAMIFYVGGIGIGIGAGFYSIVIFATLVTFIMTRIGNFFEEREIKAMSLPKLRKKSEEKED; from the coding sequence ATGACACACTACATAAATGAATTTACAGACTTCTTCTGGCAGCATGACATCTATTTCCGTATCGTTGTAAGTGCGGTGTTGGGGTTCATCATCGGGTGGGACCGGTCATCGAAGAACAAGCCGGCCGGTTTGAAAACCTATACGTACGTTTCGGTGGCGTGTACGTTGATCACGATCGTCTCGATTGAAGGAGCCGATATGCTCAGTGAACCGGATAGCGGGAAGATGATGGATCCCCTCCGTCTCGCTGCCCAGATCGTATCGGGGCTCGGGTTCTTGGGTGCAGGGGTGATCCTGAAAGATGGACTGCGGGTGAAAGGACTCACGTCGGCTGCGATGATTTTTTATGTCGGGGGCATCGGAATCGGCATCGGAGCAGGGTTTTATTCGATTGTCATCTTCGCCACACTTGTCACCTTCATCATGACGAGGATTGGTAACTTCTTTGAAGAACGGGAGATCAAGGCGATGAGTCTGCCGAAGCTCAGGAAGAAAAGTGAGGAGAAAGAGGACTAA
- a CDS encoding ABC transporter substrate-binding protein: MKIRLLSFVLVLMVVFAGCSSSDTAGGETTEIDFWFPVAVGGDVAKIVDGFVADFEKENPDIKVNAKYGGSYAETMTQVMASAQAGNSPELAVLFSIDLFTLLENDLIEELTPMFDEKYLDDFYDGFMANSSIGDKVYSLPFQRSTIVLYYNKDAFKEAGLDPEAPPENWDQLVEYGKKLTKNGGKDQWGLEIPSTGYQYWMFQALALQTEKNIMSQDGKEVYFNAPYAKEAMDFWLSLGKEHKIMPEGVIEWATVPSDFLSGKTAMMYHTTGNLTNVKNNADFDFGVSFLPANEQYGSPTGGGNIYLFKDLPKANKEAAVKFMKFLTEPERVAQWSIDTGYVATTESAYETDVLKKYVEEFPPALVAREQLEYAESELATYQNGEVQKIFNDHIQSILTGQSPVDEGLDNAQKKAEEVLEPFQ; the protein is encoded by the coding sequence ATGAAGATCAGACTTTTATCATTCGTTTTAGTGTTGATGGTTGTGTTTGCCGGATGCAGCAGCAGTGATACCGCTGGAGGCGAAACGACTGAAATTGATTTCTGGTTCCCGGTAGCGGTTGGCGGGGATGTAGCGAAGATTGTGGATGGGTTTGTGGCGGATTTCGAGAAAGAGAATCCCGATATCAAGGTGAATGCGAAATACGGAGGCAGTTACGCTGAAACGATGACACAGGTGATGGCATCGGCCCAGGCAGGAAATTCACCTGAGCTTGCCGTATTATTCTCCATCGACCTTTTTACGTTGCTTGAGAATGACCTGATTGAGGAATTGACGCCGATGTTCGATGAAAAGTATTTAGATGATTTCTATGATGGATTCATGGCGAACTCTTCCATCGGTGATAAAGTGTACAGCTTGCCGTTTCAGCGCAGTACGATCGTTCTTTACTACAACAAGGACGCATTCAAAGAAGCCGGACTTGATCCGGAAGCTCCACCTGAAAACTGGGATCAGCTCGTGGAATACGGGAAGAAGCTGACGAAGAATGGCGGAAAGGACCAGTGGGGTCTTGAGATTCCGAGTACCGGCTATCAGTACTGGATGTTCCAGGCGCTGGCTCTTCAAACAGAGAAAAATATCATGTCCCAGGATGGTAAAGAAGTGTATTTCAATGCTCCATATGCAAAAGAAGCAATGGACTTCTGGTTATCCCTTGGGAAAGAACATAAAATCATGCCGGAGGGTGTCATTGAATGGGCGACGGTTCCTTCTGACTTCCTGAGTGGAAAAACGGCGATGATGTACCATACGACGGGGAACCTGACGAATGTGAAGAACAATGCGGACTTTGATTTCGGTGTGTCATTCCTGCCGGCGAACGAGCAATACGGTTCCCCTACAGGAGGCGGGAATATCTACTTGTTCAAAGACCTGCCAAAAGCAAACAAAGAAGCGGCCGTCAAGTTCATGAAGTTCCTGACTGAACCTGAGCGTGTAGCACAGTGGTCCATCGATACAGGTTATGTCGCCACCACCGAATCGGCTTATGAGACAGACGTGTTGAAGAAGTATGTAGAGGAGTTCCCTCCTGCACTGGTTGCCCGTGAGCAGCTTGAATATGCAGAAAGTGAACTGGCAACCTATCAAAATGGTGAAGTGCAGAAAATCTTTAATGATCACATTCAATCGATCTTAACGGGTCAAAGCCCTGTTGATGAAGGGCTGGACAACGCACAGAAGAAAGCAGAAGAAGTGTTGGAGCCATTTCAGTAA
- a CDS encoding sugar ABC transporter permease — protein MSTKHRKFSSRARNNLFAYGLLLPSFIFLTLFTFYPTLKSIQLSFYSGPMTRLQFSGVEQYKEVFGDEIFRKVILNNILFMIGTVPTSLFLAMYLAIWLNKKMAGSALLRTSFFYPTIVPLIAVANIWLFIYTPQYGLLDNFLHTFGRGDTSWLGDPGTVMIAMIVMIIWKDAGFFMIFYLAGLQNLPQDVYEAAEMEGAKPFQMFRHITFPLLMPTTLFVMIVAITNSFKNVDHLYIMTKGGPDNASNLLLYHIYEAAFTNWDLGKAAVLTVILIVIMLGITAFNYLYLDRKIHY, from the coding sequence ATGTCAACGAAGCATAGAAAATTCAGTTCCCGGGCAAGGAATAATCTGTTCGCCTACGGGTTGCTGTTACCTTCTTTCATCTTTTTAACATTGTTTACGTTTTATCCGACGCTCAAGTCGATTCAGTTAAGCTTCTACAGCGGTCCGATGACGAGGCTCCAATTTTCTGGAGTGGAGCAGTATAAGGAAGTCTTCGGAGATGAAATATTCAGGAAGGTTATCCTGAACAACATCCTCTTCATGATCGGCACTGTGCCCACGAGTTTGTTCCTGGCGATGTATCTTGCCATCTGGCTGAATAAGAAAATGGCCGGAAGCGCTTTGCTCCGTACCTCCTTTTTCTATCCAACGATTGTTCCGCTCATTGCGGTAGCGAATATTTGGCTTTTCATCTACACGCCACAGTATGGATTGCTCGATAACTTTCTCCATACGTTCGGCCGTGGGGATACGAGCTGGTTGGGGGATCCGGGTACTGTCATGATTGCGATGATTGTTATGATCATCTGGAAAGACGCGGGTTTCTTTATGATCTTTTACCTGGCTGGTTTGCAAAATTTACCGCAGGACGTGTATGAAGCGGCAGAGATGGAAGGGGCGAAACCGTTCCAGATGTTCCGGCACATCACGTTCCCGCTGCTGATGCCGACGACGCTATTCGTCATGATCGTGGCGATTACGAATTCATTCAAAAACGTCGACCACCTGTACATAATGACCAAAGGTGGACCGGATAATGCCAGTAACCTATTACTCTACCATATTTACGAAGCGGCATTTACGAACTGGGATCTTGGCAAAGCCGCGGTGCTGACCGTGATCCTGATTGTCATCATGCTCGGTATCACCGCCTTCAACTATCTATACCTTGATCGGAAAATCCATTATTAG
- a CDS encoding carbohydrate ABC transporter permease, with the protein MKKLNYGIIIVLGILSFIPLLWVIITSFSPGNQVINGGFPFWVSKPTFENYIQAWETAPFLQYYFNTFVIVFGVLIVQIVTVTLAAYAFARVNFTGKNVLFILFLLQLMIQPEILLFPNYQVISQLGLVNTKLAVMMPYWASAFGVFLMRQTFKQVPFDLDEAARMDGCKWYQTLWHVYIPSAKPTYIAFALVSVSHHWSNFMWPLIITDSVESRPLTVGLALFAQSYETGAQWGMVAAGTVMVIMPLVIAFFLFQKQFVSSFMHSGIK; encoded by the coding sequence ATGAAAAAATTGAACTATGGCATCATTATTGTTCTAGGGATTCTTTCATTCATCCCCCTGCTTTGGGTGATCATCACTTCTTTCTCTCCGGGGAATCAAGTGATTAATGGAGGCTTTCCGTTCTGGGTCTCGAAGCCAACGTTTGAAAACTACATCCAGGCATGGGAGACGGCACCATTTCTGCAATACTATTTCAATACGTTCGTGATCGTGTTTGGCGTGTTGATCGTCCAGATCGTCACGGTTACCCTTGCAGCCTATGCGTTTGCCCGGGTGAACTTCACCGGGAAGAATGTCTTGTTCATCCTGTTCCTGCTGCAGCTGATGATTCAGCCTGAAATCCTGCTGTTCCCAAACTATCAGGTCATCAGCCAGCTCGGACTCGTCAATACCAAGCTTGCCGTCATGATGCCGTATTGGGCGTCGGCGTTCGGGGTCTTCCTGATGCGCCAGACATTCAAGCAGGTTCCATTTGATCTTGATGAAGCGGCAAGAATGGACGGATGTAAATGGTATCAAACCCTGTGGCATGTCTATATCCCATCGGCGAAACCGACCTATATAGCCTTTGCCCTGGTCTCGGTGAGTCACCATTGGAGCAACTTCATGTGGCCGTTGATCATTACGGATTCCGTGGAGTCCCGCCCATTGACCGTCGGACTTGCGTTATTTGCACAATCCTATGAAACAGGGGCACAGTGGGGGATGGTTGCTGCAGGGACGGTCATGGTCATCATGCCTTTGGTGATTGCCTTTTTCCTTTTTCAAAAACAATTTGTATCAAGCTTTATGCACTCAGGAATTAAATAG
- a CDS encoding ribonuclease Z: protein MDIHFLGTGSAYPGSERDNTSICFSNDEYHVLVDVSGNPCRKLKQLQVDLRELDAVVFTHFHIDHIYGLPSLLWGMWLEDRRKPLRILCDERNERKLQEWLDTMEADQWPIAFAIEVETFDGDRETGLLSGGGMTFSCFKALHSVPTVGLEVRCAGQVLVYSSDSEINARIGEYDHIDVLIHEATSARKVAGNHSSLGEIVEKYDLDRIGKIVLVHLSEGEPYEDEVEKLGTSKVIIGEDLMTQHM, encoded by the coding sequence ATGGACATTCATTTTTTAGGAACGGGGAGTGCGTATCCCGGTTCGGAACGCGACAATACCTCCATCTGCTTCTCGAATGATGAGTATCATGTGTTGGTCGATGTCAGCGGAAATCCTTGCAGGAAATTGAAGCAGTTGCAGGTGGATTTGAGGGAACTTGATGCGGTCGTGTTCACCCATTTTCATATTGATCACATTTACGGCTTGCCATCCTTGCTATGGGGGATGTGGCTTGAGGACAGGAGGAAGCCTTTAAGGATTCTGTGTGACGAGCGGAATGAAAGGAAGCTTCAGGAATGGCTCGATACGATGGAAGCCGATCAATGGCCTATTGCCTTTGCGATTGAGGTCGAGACATTTGATGGCGACCGGGAAACGGGGCTTCTGTCTGGAGGGGGAATGACATTTTCCTGCTTTAAGGCCTTACATTCTGTTCCCACAGTCGGGCTTGAAGTACGATGTGCCGGCCAGGTACTCGTATATTCGAGCGATTCGGAAATCAACGCACGGATTGGTGAGTATGACCATATAGATGTGTTAATCCATGAAGCGACGTCTGCGAGGAAAGTGGCAGGGAACCACAGCAGTCTTGGTGAAATTGTCGAAAAGTATGACTTGGACAGAATCGGCAAAATCGTTCTTGTCCACTTATCCGAAGGGGAACCGTATGAAGATGAGGTGGAGAAGCTCGGGACATCAAAGGTCATCATAGGCGAAGACTTGATGACACAGCATATGTAA
- a CDS encoding HAD-IIA family hydrolase — translation MKNLKGYIFDLDGTVYLGKQLIEGADTTINALLKEGKKVLFLTNKTIESRQRYVEKLNGFNIQAGLENILNPTVTLIDYLKEHHPLATLYVIGEQPIKDELTLAGFREGMTPSEVDIVVLSWDRDFHYDHLNFAYQSIKLGAKMIATNPDRTCPVEMGDVPDCAGMIGAVEAVVGRKIDVQIGKPSILTTKAALKLLQLKPEECVMIGDRLETDIRMGIEAGMRTALVLSGITTVEDLRGTVWTPDYVLESVKGLLSEKEL, via the coding sequence ATGAAGAATCTAAAGGGGTATATTTTTGACTTGGATGGGACCGTGTATCTCGGTAAGCAATTGATAGAGGGGGCAGACACCACCATCAATGCACTTCTCAAAGAAGGAAAAAAAGTGCTGTTTTTGACCAATAAGACCATTGAATCACGTCAGCGCTATGTGGAGAAGTTGAACGGATTTAATATTCAGGCAGGTCTTGAAAATATATTGAATCCCACGGTTACGCTGATTGACTATTTAAAGGAACATCATCCCCTAGCGACATTGTATGTGATCGGGGAGCAGCCCATCAAGGATGAGCTGACACTTGCGGGATTCAGGGAAGGGATGACGCCTTCCGAGGTGGATATCGTCGTGCTTTCTTGGGACCGGGATTTTCATTATGACCATTTGAATTTTGCCTACCAGTCGATCAAGCTCGGCGCGAAGATGATTGCGACCAATCCCGACAGAACCTGTCCAGTAGAGATGGGTGATGTACCGGACTGTGCAGGGATGATCGGGGCGGTGGAAGCCGTTGTCGGGAGAAAGATTGATGTACAGATTGGAAAGCCATCCATCCTGACCACTAAAGCAGCACTGAAATTATTACAATTGAAGCCGGAAGAATGCGTCATGATCGGTGATCGTTTGGAGACCGATATCCGGATGGGCATCGAAGCCGGGATGAGAACGGCCCTTGTGCTGAGCGGGATCACCACGGTGGAGGATTTGAGGGGGACGGTTTGGACGCCGGATTATGTGTTGGAGTCGGTTAAGGGATTGTTGTCGGAGAAAGAGTTATAA
- a CDS encoding proline dehydrogenase, which yields MEAISKRFFMFLSHNKAVDKMAKRWGSKFGANSLVGGETFAQAIPLITQLNGEGFQVTVDHLGEFVDSTDVVRENVQGCIQSISAIAYHGLDTEISVKLTSLGLDISQDLVMENMELILSKANESGITVTLDMEDSSRCHAILDVYKKLRQKYDNVGTVIQSYLYVSDKDVDDLNQFSPYLRLVKGAYNESGKVAFQEKKKVDENLKHLIKKQLLNGHYTAIASHDEAIIDYTIGLVKEHNIPNDKFEFQMLYGMRNQLQSDLLKKGYTVRIYLPYGEDWFGYFMRRLAERPANIAFALKGIFSK from the coding sequence ATGGAAGCAATCAGTAAGCGTTTTTTCATGTTTCTTTCTCACAATAAGGCAGTGGATAAGATGGCTAAACGGTGGGGATCGAAATTTGGGGCTAACAGTCTTGTGGGGGGAGAAACCTTTGCACAGGCGATTCCATTGATTACGCAATTGAACGGGGAGGGATTCCAGGTAACGGTCGATCATCTTGGTGAGTTTGTCGATTCCACAGATGTGGTGCGGGAGAATGTCCAAGGATGTATTCAGAGTATCAGTGCCATCGCGTATCATGGACTGGACACTGAAATTTCTGTTAAGCTGACCTCCTTGGGATTGGATATTAGTCAAGATCTTGTCATGGAAAACATGGAGTTGATTCTGTCAAAGGCAAATGAAAGCGGAATCACAGTCACTCTCGATATGGAGGATTCCTCGAGGTGCCATGCCATCCTAGACGTTTACAAGAAGCTCCGTCAAAAGTACGACAATGTGGGGACGGTGATTCAATCCTATCTTTATGTTTCAGACAAGGATGTGGATGATCTCAATCAGTTCTCCCCTTATTTGAGGCTTGTGAAGGGTGCATATAATGAATCGGGTAAAGTGGCGTTCCAGGAGAAGAAAAAGGTGGATGAGAATCTGAAACATCTCATTAAGAAGCAGCTCTTGAACGGCCATTATACAGCGATCGCAAGCCATGACGAAGCGATCATCGATTACACCATAGGATTAGTGAAAGAACACAATATCCCGAATGACAAATTTGAGTTTCAAATGCTTTACGGAATGCGGAACCAACTGCAGTCCGACTTATTGAAAAAGGGATACACCGTCCGCATTTACCTGCCATATGGTGAGGACTGGTTCGGGTATTTCATGCGACGACTGGCGGAACGGCCGGCGAATATCGCATTTGCACTTAAAGGAATTTTCAGCAAGTAA
- the pruA gene encoding L-glutamate gamma-semialdehyde dehydrogenase has product MSNGIYNIPTPTNEPGNTYAPGTKERETLKAELERQAGLEVEIPVIINGEEIKTDTVKQVVMPHDHKHVLATYSQAGEKELHDAVEAAMAAKDSWSNMPWQHRASIFLKAADLISGPYRDVINAATMLGQSKTAIQTEIDAAQELADFLRFGVDYANQIYQMQPDSMKNIWNRLEYRALDGFVLAISPFNFTAIGGNLPSAPAIMGNVVVWKPATTAILSNYYFMRILEEAGLPKGVINFVPSRGSQVSEVVLTDPRMSGFHFTGSTSVFQTIWKTVGENITNYKSYPRLVGETGGKDFVFAHETAQADKVVAALVRGAFEYQGQKCSAASRAYIPASLWEEVKNGVVEETAKLKVGDVRDFRNFMGAVIDKPAFESITSYIDYAADSEEAEIIAGGTYDDSVGYFIQPTVIVTTNPNFKTMTEEIFGPVLTIYVYENDQLEETLTSVDTASMYALTGAIFAQDREAIMHLERRLSGAAGNFYINDKPTGAVINQQPFGGSRGSGTNDKAGSVFNMIRWTSPRIIKENFAPTTDITYPFMDEE; this is encoded by the coding sequence ATGAGTAACGGAATTTACAACATCCCAACACCTACAAATGAGCCTGGTAATACATATGCCCCAGGTACGAAAGAAAGAGAAACGTTAAAAGCTGAATTAGAGCGCCAAGCTGGTCTAGAGGTTGAGATCCCGGTCATCATCAATGGTGAGGAAATCAAGACAGATACAGTGAAGCAAGTCGTCATGCCACACGATCACAAACATGTATTGGCTACCTATTCACAAGCAGGTGAAAAAGAGCTTCACGATGCAGTGGAAGCAGCAATGGCTGCAAAGGATTCTTGGTCCAATATGCCATGGCAACACAGAGCATCCATCTTCTTAAAAGCGGCTGACCTGATTTCTGGTCCATATCGCGACGTCATCAATGCGGCTACCATGTTGGGTCAATCAAAGACAGCCATCCAAACGGAAATTGATGCGGCACAAGAATTAGCTGATTTCTTACGATTTGGCGTTGACTATGCAAACCAAATCTATCAAATGCAACCGGACAGCATGAAAAACATTTGGAATCGCCTTGAGTACCGTGCATTAGACGGTTTCGTACTAGCGATCTCTCCATTCAACTTCACAGCCATTGGTGGTAACCTGCCGTCAGCTCCTGCGATCATGGGGAACGTAGTTGTGTGGAAACCAGCCACAACGGCTATCCTATCAAACTACTACTTCATGCGTATCCTGGAAGAAGCTGGACTGCCTAAGGGTGTTATCAACTTTGTTCCTTCACGCGGTTCTCAAGTTTCCGAAGTGGTATTAACAGATCCACGCATGTCCGGATTCCACTTCACTGGATCTACAAGCGTATTCCAGACGATCTGGAAGACAGTAGGGGAAAACATCACTAACTACAAATCATATCCTCGTCTAGTTGGGGAAACAGGCGGTAAAGACTTTGTCTTCGCACACGAAACAGCTCAAGCAGACAAAGTTGTCGCTGCACTTGTTCGTGGTGCATTCGAATACCAAGGTCAAAAATGTTCAGCTGCTTCACGTGCTTACATCCCAGCAAGCCTGTGGGAAGAAGTGAAGAATGGTGTCGTGGAAGAAACAGCTAAGCTTAAAGTAGGGGATGTCCGTGACTTCAGGAACTTCATGGGTGCGGTCATTGACAAACCTGCCTTTGAATCCATCACAAGCTACATCGACTACGCGGCTGATTCTGAAGAAGCTGAAATCATTGCCGGCGGTACGTACGATGATTCTGTTGGATACTTCATTCAACCAACTGTCATCGTGACAACGAATCCAAACTTCAAAACGATGACCGAAGAAATCTTTGGACCAGTCTTAACGATTTATGTATATGAAAACGATCAATTAGAAGAAACACTGACTTCAGTGGATACAGCTTCCATGTATGCATTAACGGGTGCAATCTTTGCACAGGATCGTGAAGCGATCATGCACTTGGAACGCCGCCTATCCGGTGCAGCCGGAAACTTCTATATCAATGATAAACCAACCGGTGCTGTGATCAACCAACAACCATTCGGCGGTTCACGCGGTTCAGGTACAAACGATAAAGCAGGTTCTGTCTTCAACATGATTCGTTGGACCAGTCCTCGTATCATCAAAGAAAACTTCGCGCCAACAACAGACATTACGTATCCATTTATGGATGAAGAATAA